gaGAGTTGCACGGGTAGAaaacacggccaagccacacgggCCTGTGGGATCTCACATGAGCGTAGGAGAATCGAAGGAAAACACACATGGTCGTGTATACCACAAGAActggacacacgggcgtgtccaTGGCCGTGTGAAAACTGGGTTAATTTTCAATTGCACATGGGCTGAACATACTCCACACGACCATGGGGCCCAAACCTTAGAATTCCTTTCTCaatttgtctttttcttcttccccaACCAAGCtacccattttttttatttgttatattatttatttttaaatttattttactttttttgctatttctattatttttagtatttttttactattattataattaccTTTAAATTTATCGGTATCAttgagtttattattattattattattttcgttttatttttattttattttattttatttatcttttttaattttgttttagttgctttatttttttctcaaacttattttaattattatcttttgaaaaatatttttaaggttgTTTCTAATCGAGTTATAACCCCTTAATCTTCtctattatttgtgtttattttcttattcgtTTGCTCGGAATCATGTGTTACATTTAGATTTGACTACAATTCCGCTTTTCACTATTATGGGAATTTGATCCAATATTCAGGGcagtttcagttttctccctCTTTTATGATATTCTGTTTAtattatgattatatatgtttgtacattgaggacgatgtacatcttaagtgtggggaggttatttatataattattagaaaatcctgaattatgtcttgtgtttaagtaattttctcatacttctattagaataaatttttatcgatttgtgatttttattaatatgttttggattaaattcatAGATATTTATGCATTGGTTGTTTTAaactttaagacatgagagattcaagcatgataagtttattttaaaattaaaaatattaggttGTTTCTCTGAATTGAGGTATTatcttgaagttttaaatttataagtttgacatcaaaaactataattttttgtgtgagattttgagcctttagagcatacatttttcttgctcattttattattggttatgagtgtgtcaatttgacttgttattctagaacttgcgtCGATTATACATGTTGAAACTacacctttgatttgatatactgagatgataaaggCACTTAGATTTTAACCCACTTATTCCATAAAAAGCCTATGTAcataattaacccttagtgaaccccattgagcctaacacaccgtttcttgatttacccattaatgttaacccataactcatGTTTTTCTCGTTGAGAATTCTTTCCCAttttattgactccctttttatcgagatttgatttggttaattgcCTAATTAAgccttttgtttaatttatcgtaagaaaatgcagaaaatatcaaagaaaaaaatattgattatattttagttctatgattgagcttgaacagttaaattcatattttggaaAGAAGCTCGTGTTGTTCTTGAACAATTTTCGATTGATGTAATTGTGttttaattcaacatttgttatttttttagtttggtaatttattaattctatctcgattttaaccaacttttttagcctttctccacacccttaacctaagccccattacaacattttaaagaccttttgatttgtgtatcatctcattttatagtggtggagatttgattttcatgcaagcctTTGGTAATAACTTTTCATGTTTGACTATTGAGTGCTtattcttgaaccttaaacactttgagtgatttgagtgGATCTTTTGTGAGGATGTCGATTCTAGTCGATTTTGAATTCAAGGTAATGACTTAGATAAGGGGAAATATCTATGTTTTGatgctttaaaaatatttaatttggattgtttgaatctttactgctcttttagttgaattatcaATGTATGATTTTTTGTGAATTATGACAAAACATCATTGATGAGAATATGAAttgagaaagattaattttaattgtaagttaaggattttgcttgaggacaaacaaacgcttaagtgtggggatatttgataagctataaaagtaacatatttaatctcattcttaatgcatttttggatgattaatgatgtaaactagtgaatttgatgctcctaatcccttaaattcatgtttctatacttaagagagcatttgggagcgaaAAGAACGAAAAACGAGCAAAAATCAGACGACTAGAGCGTTTCCAagatccacacggcctgggcacttccacacgggctggccacatgcccgtgtgagccacacgagctgggcacatgcccatgtgccagcccgtgtcGATATCGCACCTCGTTTCCCAAACACACGGAAAATccaaatttttaggctttctaagcattctaaagtctataaatatcaaCTAAACGAATATCTAAAGGGGCACATAGAGAAGATAGAAGAAAAGACTCGAAGAATGCCATCGAAATCATCTCGGAAGCAGATCTCCTTCAAGATTAAAGAtctccatttatttttttagaagcTTATTTTGGTTTCTTTAAGTCTTGTTGTTATCTTAGCTTTAAGATGTTTCTAtttaggattatgaactaaattctctagatacctagggaagatgaaacgtatgatgaatcttattattttatttatgatttacatgataaatacttgattcttgttctcaattatgtatgcttattttccatgttttaataatctaaggatattaattcatgtttaatgtgcttattttagtggagcaaaagtccatgtttaagagtagatctagtaTAATTGAGTGTTGCATGCAATTCTAGAAATaagacaacataaatctaccggattagagtcaaatctaataggggaatccattgATTGAGTTAATgagacaataggggttttaattagaaagagatttcaattaatcaacctagagtcagttgttcttactcttgaaagagatattaacataatttagggatttctacagatcaaggcacaagtgaataaatcatttaattcagattcataataataagtgaagtctaggtagattctttcctgggtattgtctctcTCATTGGTATCTTCggttattttcctatttattcTCTGTTgcattcttagttaaattagtttagtaattttagattaaaaacaatcactccaatttgttagctaaataatagaaaaacggtaattactagtacttttagtcctcgtggatacgatattccctactcaccgcAACTATATTATTGTTTGATAGGTGTGCTTGCCTTAGTCGTATTTAttgttagtttagtgaccatcagcAGCGGTCAGTGAGACCAGGAGGGTATCCTGTTGAGTAAAACTTGTGTCAAGCGGTGAGACTTGAAGGGTATCCGTATGCCTAGGTGAGACCTAAAGAGTAGCTTAGGTGGTAATCCTTAGTGAAGATACAAGGATTAATGACCCTAGTAAGACCTCTAAGGAtggtaaatacttaattaagagtaattattGACTTAGTTAATAATTAGGCAACACAATTGATTCTAGGCTAATTAGCTCACGTAGTCAAAACTAGGAATAAGAAAATCCGAATAAATTAACCTAGGTTTAGATTtcatcttaattaatttaattaactttataATGGTTGTTTAAATTGGAGTTTacactactaattcgtgacactagtagattagtaattattttaagtgATTGATTTAATAACAGTTTTCTCTAAATACCAATCTCTTGAGTACGATCATCAAAATACTTACCGATGATCTGTTATAACACTTCTATATTACTACCTAATATGTTCGCTCGTAGAAATCGtacttaacttttttttctttttttgcacgATTTTAAACCTTAAACGTTAGCACGTTAAAGTGCGGTCAATAATTCCGCCaccaaattatatatgaattcaccatttattatttgaattttcatcaataataaaataatattcatgAAAAAAGATACCATCGCAATATTAATGGCATATAATATTGTTAGCTAATATTAGGATGAATGTCAATAATACATACTATATCCTGCTTTCAACCCATCCATCTTTTCTTTATAcataatttacaataatcacAATATGTACTTGAAGAAAAAGTTTACAATATGTACCACAAGAAAATGTTATATACAACTATACATTTATTTCAAGCTCTAGATATCTTATTTTGTATTTACATGAAGGGAATTTAACATTTTGGGATCATTAATGGACTTCTTTAACTAGTTGGCATTATGACCTGAGACTTCACCTTCTGACTTTGTGGAAAGTTTGAACACTTGATAGACGATGGATTATGCGTGGCATTATTGATAGGATTTGAACCTTTAACCTAGATTATATAGATCACTAGAGTGAAGGCATGATACCACTGGATTTAGCCAAAATTCCATTTCGACCCAAGAATAATACCACATGTTTAGGGAGTCCAATGCCCCAAGAGCTGAAAATCCCCTGAAACATATCTAAGTATTTGATGCTATCTAATCTGTATCTCACATTCCTCCTAACAATCTGCACAGATTCCAATTCCCCTGCATCGCATTCTATTTTGTTGATACTGTTCTGTTGATTAAGGACTTAGTTTTCATCGTCCACTAGACATCAACATATCAGAGAACTCCACACCTATCATCAAATCTGAGCAGCTTTCCGGGTATAACCCCTTGGGCGATGACTCGTTCGACTCATTATCCTGGCTCATTTGCAGTAGCTCTAAGCTGTAAAGTACCTCACTCATGGATGGCCGCTTCACCTCTTTCTTTGCCAAGCATTGTTTCGTGATCTTCACAAAGTTCCCAACAGATACCAATGAGATCTTCCCTTTCAAACTCTGATCCAGGAGTTGATCAACATCTCCCTTCTCAAGGCAATCTGATGCGGGTGGAATAAGACTTTTGTGATCATCGTCGCCATTGCTGCCGCTGTTCTCGTCGTTCTCCGTTTTCAGATTCAGCGGCGGCGCCCTTCCGGAGAATACTTCCAACAGAACCAACCCAAATGAATACACATCAGTTTGAGAACCAATGTGGATACTGTAGCCATCACTGTTGTGCGATCCCATGGTAAACCCAAAGCTCAAGATCTTGGCTGTCCAGTTTTCATCCAACAAGATACTGGAAGTACTGATATCACCATGTACGATGGGTCGATTTTTGCCGGTGTGCAGGTAGTGCAAGCCTCTTGCAGCTCCAACACAAATTTCAAGCCTCTGGTTCCATGACAGATGCTTCGAATGATCATGAAGATGATCAGAAAGGGTACCATTATCCATGTATTCATACACCAGGATCTTCTCAGAGTCCTCTTGACAGTAACCTAAAAGAGAGACGATGTTGTGATGGTGAGTTTGAGAGAGCATTTTTATCCCTTCTTTGAAATCTTGTTCTGATATTTCTTTAATCCCTCGAAGGATAGCTACTTCAGTACCATTTATTTCACCTTTGTAAACCTTTCCCATGTCCAAGTTGTAAATAACCAGTGATTCATCGAAGTTGTTAGTTGCCTTTGTAATATCATCAGCATGAAAATTATTGCAGGGGGACGAATCCTTGGTGTTCTTCATCTTCCATTTTCTCcttgttttgataaatattaaaacaaagagacataaaataaatagtaaaccCCCGCTAATTGAGTACTTAATCCGATTTTGCAATCCTTTCTTGGACTTTTTTGATAGTGCAGGAGAAGAAGCCTGTTGGATATTAGACTCATCTAAGGGAGGGTTAAATCCAGCAAGGTTGCCATCATAGTTGCTGATCTTGAATATCTCCAATCCATTTAAGATCGCATCATAGTACTCTGGCTTTACTTGGATGTTGGGGTGTAGCTCGAGCCATAAGTCCTGCTTTCGGGCAGCTTGCGACGGAACCATCACGATGTAGTCTCGATAGACAGCAACACCATGCCCTTTACTCCATACAATCACATCCGCCTGTGTTTCAGCTGTTTGATTATTGATGAATATGAAAAACACCCTCTGGTTCCCCAAGGTCATATCGGGCACAATCTCACAGAAATGGAGCCTTACTAGATACAAAAAACCAGTATCAACCGGAAAGAACCAGCTCAAGTTGTAGTTCATGTTGATCTCGTTGTACTGACCCATTGATCGGGCAGTTCGATATACATCTTCGGGTGCTGTATAAGCCGGAACCGTCTTGggatattgaattgaaacagtGGTATCATAATCAAGCTGGCCGAAAGCAGCTCCGAATATGTAACTGGCATCATCGTTCCAAGTTCGGAACATCCCCGTATCTTGATCCGGAGAAATGGTTTGGCCTCCTACGTTTGCTCTGTAAACCATTTCCAGGGCAAACTTGTTGTCAATTGCAAGCATGTTATTATGGAAGCCAACGAAAGGAAGGGACACGTCATCGCCACGAATGTAAAGCTGAAGCGGCATCGAAACAACTTCGATTCCGTTTACGAAGCCATAAGCATTAGGAGGATTTGAAGTTGGGCTGAATATCAACTCCAGTGTATGATTTTCAACATAAACGATGAATTCCTTGAAAAAGTGATCGGTTTTCAAGTATTTGGCAGTAAGGTAGCAACTGAAGTTTCTCAAGAGTGTGTAGCGACCGGCTGTGATAGTGAGAAAAGATTGAGAAGCGTTGAGACCCTGATAAGAATCTGAATAGAAGTGGAGGCGAATGAACTTTGGGCCTGGGGTGACATTAAAGGTGTAAGAAAATTTGGTATAGAAAAGCCTTGCAGTGATGTAAGGGACTGTCATTCCTTTAGAGGCAGTGGTGATAATGGAGTCGCTATCTGAATTAGAAGCAATGAACTGTGAGCCGATGTCAGATGACCAGTTCCTTCCCAAAGATAGGCTTTGCTTTGCTGAAGAACCACAGTCGAGAAATATGCTTTCTGTTCGAAGATAAGCTAAGCTTTCTGCAGACACAAACGTTCTTCGACGAATGTGGAAACCCAGAAATATCAAACTGAAATATGCCCAAAATTGACTCAACCTCATAATATGGTAGGCTTTGCTGCAACAAAAGAGCCATAGTTTAGAACAATATTTTCCAATGGAACATGCTAATTCTGCAGAATTATGCATAGATACCTGTTGGTAATCATCCTTTATCTGATTCAGTTTAATCCAGCAAATTTTGATAGGTAGAGGGATTACTGATCACATCTGCAATTACAGTTAGAATTACATTATATTAAACTAAGCAAAAACACCACTTGTTTTATAAGATTACTAGCATCTCCTTAGAAGAATCATCGAGCACCTGCAGCCCCTCTTTCTTGTTCAAGACCATTTTAGTTATATGGTCAACAGTTGGTTATCCTCCCTTGAAATGTATTGCAAACGCTAGTGCCCGACATACATCAAAAATTATTGAATACATCTAATTAAAACAGAACTCGATGTTgccaataaaattaatataagacCACATGTATAAATAAGATAAAGGTTCTCTCTTCGGCTCCGTCTTATTGTTTGACTCCACTTGCttgaaattttacatgaaaattaagttttaactaattttatacaaaacattataattaatacaaaatgaTATGTCTCttgatatataaatagtaataGGTGTTAGTTGAATGATTGACTAATGGTatcctaaatttcaattaaaatgacTAGAACAACCAATAAGGTTAAGACTTtgtttagtattatttttaaagaaacttTTAAGATCGAAACCACTTTTGTGATAAaactaaatcattttttaacttttgggTTTGGAAAAATTGATTTTAGAAACAAACTATACTTTTAagctttatttataatttaatgtattttatgtaatatttatattagatataaaataaattctattgaaatttatttcaaatatataaattatctatttaaaattgtaatacttctattttaatatttaaaatataatttatatattcaaattaaattttacaaataactAATATCAAAtgcttgaaaatatttaaaatttgtatttaatatatcataatattaatgaatgagttataataatttatttttattttcattgtaatatatcataatattaatgaatttaaacattatttttacaGTACTTTTTGACAATAAtattaaacacttcaattttaacaaaactttCCAAAAATGTTTTTCACAACAGCTTTTATAAGAACTTTTAGAAACAATACTAAACTAGCCCATAATTCTTTTTAGTGCAATTTGTCATTATTGttgtcatatttttattaaaaatttggatttattcttttataactCATAAGGATTTTAAGAAGCAATTAATTGGTTCAGAACTTATTGAATATTAATCAAGGACTCTTTTAAAGACTTTTGGTGTGATggattttcttaaataaagagatccaatttttaaaatagtctACCCTTAGAAAATTACAGTATATTCGATTCTTTCTTAAAGACTTGAACACAATTTAAGAGGATTGAAGTTGATACTAATTGATGTTTCACAAGCCATTAATgcctatttaaaaaaatacatgtttatatgttttaaaatgaaaggaagaaagcaattaatttgttcattgaaaaaaaatttcttagtATATATTCATTGTAAACAAGTTGTTTTCCTCCACTAATGTTTAAGGACTCCTTTGGATGGGCGGTATGTTTACCTGCAGTTAATGTAAAAATAGTAGtgacggtgagattagatattgtagtgATACTGTAGCATGAGACAAAAAGAAAGCTAAACGTATCGCACCGAAAATAAACACCCATCCAAATCCTATAAAGGCTAGATAAATTAGATTTGATATATTCGATGATTAGAGTTGTCGTGGGTAGAGTCTATtgtaacattttcaaatatttatagtgttccaacaatctaattatattagaaaatgagTAAAGATAGTGCCTTGGAGCCTTGTGctatttcttcattttatatTCGAGTTTCGTTcatgtgttcgagattttcctcacTGGAGATTTGTACTATCAATTTTAAGGTTGTACTTCATGATGACTActacaacacatgaaagtggaacactaaaggagttggcttccaactttATCAAACTTGATTGGTTTGACGGTGTCAATTTCCGACAATGACAAAAAATGCACTTTTTATTATCAACTTGAAGGTTGTctatgttttggatactccaagacgggaagagaatgaaaacgaaTCTGTTGTTGCAACCCGATAAAGGAaaaaatgggacaatgctgATTACATGTGCATAGGCCACATATCAAATGGTTTATCTGATGGTTTGTTTGACACCTACTAGAATGAGGCCACCACTAAGAaattatgggacaaattggaAAAAAGATACATGACCAAAGATgctacaagtaagaaatttcttgtaAGTCATTTCAATACTTATCAAATGGTTTATGGTCGttttattagaaacaatttTGTGATATTGAAAAAATGTTCAATCAGtttaagcaatatgatatgaaaatgaatgaaatgattaTTGTATCATCCATTatagacaaacttcctccatcttgAAAAGGCTTTAgcaaatcatcttcgtattgaagaagaatatCAAAAGCAATACTagaacttaaattttgaaaatgcaAAGGTTCATGTTATGAATGAAGTACAGACTACTAAACCATCCAAAAGAAAGTTCAAACAGACTAatagagcacctaagttcaaaaagaaacaaaaggtgATAATGTATGGTGGATTGAGCATCCAAGAGAAAGTTCATTGTAATAATATCTGGAATTAATATGACACGAGATGATAATGCATGGTGGATTGATAttggagcaaccaaacatgtgtgcaaagacaaaagTATGTTtacaaagttcacacaatgtgaaaatgataATGACTTTTATATGGGAAATTCTTCCACCGCAACAATCAAAGGCAAAGGATCTGTTGAACTATAACTCACTTCTGGAAATGTGTTAACCTTGaataatgtatattatataccagaagttaggaagaatttagtATCTGGAAGTTTATTGAATAAGTTTAGtttcaaacttatttttgagGCAGATAAGTTTATTCTGTCTAAAGAAGGAATTTTTGTAGGGAAATGGTATATGTTTGAGAGCATGTTCAAAcctaatattattaataagaataaaatattatttcgcttatatggttgaatcttcTTGTTTATGGCATTATAGatttggtcatttgaattataaaaattgaatgacatgcataagttagatttaattcctattttaataataatattgaaaatacaatacatgtatgttgactaaaattacaataaaCATTTTCCATAAGGTTAAAAGGTAAACAAAgttgcttgatttgatacatagtgatttatgtgacatgcataatactcctacattaggtggaaataaatattttgttacatttattgatgattgttcttgATATTGCTATGTATATTTATTCCATTCAAATGATGAAGCGCTTggtaaatttaaactttataaatCTGATGTTGAACTTTAGtatgaatcatttatcaagtgcttaagatcAGATAGAGGAGGAGAATACTATAgtccaagttattttgaatctatTGGGATTGTCCATCAAGTTTTAGCCCCTTACACATCACACCAAAACGGtgtagttaaaagaaaaaatagagtcttgacttaaatggtaatttcaATATTGTCATATTCAGGTATTGGACAAGGTTTTTTGGGAGAAGCTATTCTAACGGCTTGTCctata
The nucleotide sequence above comes from Gossypium raimondii isolate GPD5lz chromosome 13, ASM2569854v1, whole genome shotgun sequence. Encoded proteins:
- the LOC105784520 gene encoding receptor-like protein kinase FERONIA, yielding MITNSKAYHIMRLSQFWAYFSLIFLGFHIRRRTFVSAESLAYLRTESIFLDCGSSAKQSLSLGRNWSSDIGSQFIASNSDSDSIITTASKGMTVPYITARLFYTKFSYTFNVTPGPKFIRLHFYSDSYQGLNASQSFLTITAGRYTLLRNFSCYLTAKYLKTDHFFKEFIVYVENHTLELIFSPTSNPPNAYGFVNGIEVVSMPLQLYIRGDDVSLPFVGFHNNMLAIDNKFALEMVYRANVGGQTISPDQDTGMFRTWNDDASYIFGAAFGQLDYDTTVSIQYPKTVPAYTAPEDVYRTARSMGQYNEINMNYNLSWFFPVDTGFLYLVRLHFCEIVPDMTLGNQRVFFIFINNQTAETQADVIVWSKGHGVAVYRDYIVMVPSQAARKQDLWLELHPNIQVKPEYYDAILNGLEIFKISNYDGNLAGFNPPLDESNIQQASSPALSKKSKKGLQNRIKYSISGGLLFILCLFVLIFIKTRRKWKMKNTKDSSPCNNFHADDITKATNNFDESLVIYNLDMGKVYKGEINGTEVAILRGIKEISEQDFKEGIKMLSQTHHHNIVSLLGYCQEDSEKILVYEYMDNGTLSDHLHDHSKHLSWNQRLEICVGAARGLHYLHTGKNRPIVHGDISTSSILLDENWTAKILSFGFTMGSHNSDGYSIHIGSQTDVYSFGLVLLEVFSGRAPPLNLKTENDENSGSNGDDDHKSLIPPASDCLEKGDVDQLLDQSLKGKISLVSVGNFVKITKQCLAKKEVKRPSMSEVLYSLELLQMSQDNESNESSPKGLYPESCSDLMIGVEFSDMLMSSGR